The Pyrenophora tritici-repentis strain M4 chromosome 8, whole genome shotgun sequence genome contains a region encoding:
- a CDS encoding GuaA, GMP synthase, whose translation MVPPIAQNRTLLSSHPDKVRMLVLETDETHPDTQKETGSFGVVLGELLKKAGDEHNPSLGIETAMQYVVEPEGGAIPKLEEIGDDIHAILITGSCWDAHGDDEWILKLMKFIRDVWIHRPDIRFTGICFGHQILCRTLGSTVKPQKDGEWELSHQPIHLSAMGRSLFDVPENTQKIHLHQMHLDHVVNAPSHETTDLIKEGTKVHVWGTSDHTGVQGVYIQKRLFTTQGHMEFDEKLVKRQLEMRVESGSVKKEDANEAALRADWMHDGLLVAKAVLRFFHGDDDEFV comes from the exons ATGGTTCCGCCAATCGCACAAAACCGCACACTTCTCTCGTCGCATCCCGACAAGGTGCGCATGCTTGTTCTTGAGACAGATGAGACACATCCCGACACTCAAAAAGAGACTGGTTCCTTTGGGGTTGTATTAGGCGAACTTCTGAAAAAGGCTGGAGATGAGCATAACCCTAGTCTAGGCATCGAAACAGCGATGCAATATGTCGTTGAACCAGAAGGTGGCGCAATACCGAAACTGGAAGAAATAGGAGACGATATACACGCCATTCTCATCACGGGTAGTTGCTGGGACGCACACGGCGACGACGAATGGATACTCAAGCTCATGAAATTTATCAGAG ACGTATGGATCCACCGTCCCGACATCCGCTTTACAGGAATTTGTTTTGGCCACCAAATCCTCTGCCGCACCCTCGGCTCAACCGTGAAGCCGCAGAAAGACGGCGAGTGGGAGCTCTCACACCAACCCATCCATTTATCCGCCATGGGCCGCTCTCTATTCGACGTGCCAGAAAACACACAGAAGATTCATCTCCACCAAATGCATCTTGACCACGTTGTCAACGCCCCGTCACATGAGACTACCGATTTGATAAAGGAGGGTACCAAGGTGCATGTTTGGGGTACGAGTGATCATACCGGTGTACAGGGTGTTTACATCCAAAAGAGGTTGTTTACGACGCAAGGACATATGGAGTTTGATGAGAAGTTGGTTAAGAGACAGTTGGAGATGAGGGTGGAGAGTGGGAGTGTGAAGAAGGAGGATGCTAATGAGGCGGCTTTGAGGGCGGACTGGATGCACGATGGGCTGTTGGTTGCTAAGGCTGTGCTGAGGTTCTTCCATGGTGATGATGACGAGTTTGTATGA
- a CDS encoding Spherulin4 multi-domain protein — MSILLPLYVYPSAGAWDPLYAAAKAYRNVDFRVILNPCSGPCMGSLPDQVYLDEVPKLHAYPNIHTLGYVATDYVSKPIESVLAEIDTYASWPSVTKTPNMRVDGIFLDETPSTYDPDAYTYLETASRAIRNSSKFVDRFVAHNPGLVAPVLLNSPTVLQNSYLNLTDLTIIYEETFDKWLDKDVMGPLQAHKLRRKNLAVILHSLPDVNDETLEFVVQQVEDAADWVFLTNTTDNYYHDFSPMFENLVKAVNIG; from the exons ATGTCGATCCTGCTCCCTCTCTACGTATACCCAAGCGCGGGCGCCTGGGACCCGCTATACGCAGC AGCAAAAGCATACCGAAATGTCGACTTCAGAGTCATCCTCAACCCCTGCTCAGGTCCCTGCATGGGCTCCCTCCCCGACCAAGTCTACCTCGACGAAGTCCCCAAACTACACGCCTACCCCAACATCCACACGCTCGGCTACGTAGCCACAGACTACGTCTCCAAACCCATCGAGTCTGTCTTGGCAGAAATCGACACTTATGCGAGCTGGCCCTCTGTGACCAAAACCCCAAACATGCGCGTCGACGGCATCTTCCTCGACGAAACACCCAGCACATACGACCCAGACGCCTACACCTACCTCGAAACCGCCAGCCGCGCAATTAGGAACTCCTCTAAATTCGTCGATCGCTTCGTCGCACATAATCCTGGTCTTGTAGCCCCGGTACTGCTGAACTCGCCGACTGTGCTGCAAAATTCTTATCTCAATCTTACGGATCTGACGATTATATATGAAGAGACGTTTGATAAGTGGCTGGATAAGGATGTCATGGGTCCGCTGCAGGCGCATAAGTTGAGGAGGAAGAATTTGGCTGTTATTCTGCATTCGCTGCCGGATGTGAATGATGAGACATTGGAGTTTGTAGTGCAGCAGGTGGAGGATGCGGCAGACTGGGTGTTTTTGACGAATACGACGGATAATTACTATCACGATTTTAGTCCCATGTTTGAGAATTTGGTTAAGGCTGTGAACATCGGGTGA
- a CDS encoding metal-dependent membrane protease has product MPSKTDDKYTDPELHNVVKEEIQASDKGGAPGQWSARKAQMMASEYKKRGGDYTTEKKDESAKHLDQWTKEEWQTKEGSGNAKDANGLEHRYLPKKAWEQMDDKEKEATDAKKQEGSKEGKQHVENTSKAADAKKNASKDTNEFSKIDKKSITDCTTHWDDPEHMENNQKEYKKFMEENRKSKSTSPDDRPGKKRGQGANADLPSKKQKGSSEISDEPTAPTGDKTRVPQKGQKVQWHSAPGYISGEVVEVLYEEKEVDGKKVEASKEDPRLVLKTDSTGKICVHKPEAVYFD; this is encoded by the exons ATGCCCTCAAAGACAGACGACAAGTACACCGATCCAGAGCTTCACAACGTGGTCAAGGAGGAGATCCAGGCCAGCGATAAAGGAGGCGCGCCAGGACAGTGGTCTGCTAGAAAG GCGCAAATGATGGCTTCGGAGTACAAGAAACGAGGCGGTGACTACACTACGGAAAAGAAAGACGAAAGCGCAAAACACCTCGACCAATGGACCAAAGAAGAATGGCAAACGAAAGAAGGCAGTGGTAACGCAAAAGACGCCAATGGTCTAGAGCACCGCTATCTGCCAAAGAAAGCTTGGGAGCAGATGGACGACAAGGAAAAAGAAGCGACAGATGCGAAGAAGCAGGAGGGAAGCAAAGAGGGCAAACAACACGTTGAGAACACGTCCAAGGCTGCCGATGCCAAAAAGAATGCCAGTAAAGACACCAATGAGTTTTCCAAGATTGACAAAAAGAGCATCACGGATTGCACTACGCACTGGGACGACCCGGAGCACATGGAAAACAACCAAAAAGAGTACAAGAAGTTCATGGAAGAGAACCGCAAGTCCAAGAGCACGTCGCCGGATGATCGGCCAGGGAAGAAGCGTGGTCAAGGCGCGAATGCGGATCTTCCCAGTAAAAAACAGAAGGGTTCAAGTGAGATCAGCGATGAGCCGACGGCGCCCACCGGAGATAAGACACGCGTGCCGCAGAAGGGCCAGAAAGTGCAATGGCATTCGGCCCCCGGCTATATCAGTGGAGAAGTGGTAGAGGTCTTGTATGAGGAGAAGGAAGTGGACggaaagaaggtcgaggCGAGCAAGGAGGACCCAAGGCTGGTCTTGAAGACTGACTCGACGGGCAAGATCTGTGTGCACAAGCCCGAAGCTGTGTACTTTGACTAG
- a CDS encoding SPS1, Serine-threonine protein kinase, with product MADDKKPTTLAPPAVTALRQEAAGSTTHRQNMERSVSQDMRNERADLKEAAEHSLNIIMDLDLQGKIRYVSPSWTDVIGTLPKEVTGRPVLDMICSGVDGFAETIESVRKDDSRSHIARFAVRLGPHSILRKRRSKHAVAEGNELMPMSPTDTSDDEEQYLNLEAQGIMVYDRTTGAESHTMWMVRPSVIREVTIDLPELLVESLGVGAEVLAHYLTGLAEQSATDPGNHAPPLPVLCRICERQITPWWFEKHSELCLQEHRAEMDVQMAQETLAEHRNAIVKVLDTLESHSQRSRAASMDSVQPLQPAEYKGLIIHSTSTPTSGTPSGRNSPASPPSRSRERSERGAGFGHHRARSFAVRRPLARIVELVLDLCDTALEINTPAIKDTGRGQAATEVRTQSPQSENRISQVLQWQSPTTGSVDHTEGLKLLCEDTSKLAKAKIDAVTRHRRVLEYSERLRIEFDILVQECIEAAILKAARIAAGEDSSSEDEQPEEEEEELPSDVHDTDTATGEEAMFPGSFDAPSTIVQAYRNQSEISLPARVGRRESSVAGSNRSSSPKGGCQTPRSHAGAISIAPQSKRQSMHFESDTGADSDTSMRSSVLSGPRRADSPAASDVGLSRVASSRERKRKSLILPSVMSSRQHSPARSMVPPPSSPLRTTKPRLPSGIEGVQSPIMSPVLPTTEFSSPAMAHALGHHHRRQSSTAGSDGPRPISPRLIPTTQPQPRAVPPSIKDFEIIKPISKGAFGSVYLAKKKSTGEYYAIKVLKKADMVAKNQVTNVKAERAIMMWQGESDFVAKLYWTFSSKDYLYLVMEYLNGGDCASLIKVLGALPEDWAKKYLAEVVLGVEHLHSRSIVHRDLKPDNLLIDGKGHLKLTDFGLSRMGMIGRQKRALKSSVEPAPDLLKTGPFHRAISVGSSRSASFDLNHSPTNTPSMTPALAGDIGQPSYFSLNRDNSQQGREPSRRASGTRSDSQDSDALQAMFRRFSIADDAFSHPRGRSPIEEEAFSDDGSPDLFPAPNSMSQSSVAQNGAFPSSSVMPPPPMTLFDPEDNDRKFVGTPDYLAPETIAGNGQDEVSDWWSLGCILFESLYGYPPFHADTPDEVFQNILARKIDWPEDDDDVYDISDEAKDLMNRLMCSDPAERLGANKDDKFASGGEEIRNHPWFAGMNWDTLRDDEASFIPAPENPEDTEYFDARGAAMANFSPEFEDQATTPAGTPSADYPDRPHDALSRVRSQVTVSTMKRGLIPLHIPAHVREGRSRRLSEPMAADDFGNFSYKNLPVLEKANKDVIQKLRAEAMLPQNKPAPPLQSPNITSPGPSLETSPMLPGPLKRTLSTNRATGRPSSPSISGPHSSPSRGSQPSSPLLVQFSTGQHHDRRKTSSSSSTLSHSTSNPSSLQPGNFFDPSRMSGLRPSPDVISPIKLSKMPSTPSGTVSGTTQEKATPEKRQSSGQTASTSPRSRSQTLGSQEEDVVRDVLPGHYKRRSQVLDVSPSSSDTEDSRAKALLRVQRRRQSSRRLSQISFGDGPFFRPLDVLICEDHPVSRLVMEKLLEKLRCRTLTVTNGSEAIRYAMGEVKFDVIMMEFRLPQVNGADVARMIRDTKNANTHTPIVAVTGYLKELQAPHYFDALIEKPPTVAKLTDTLSRLCQWKAPPPNWTPSQMYPSMMPSGLRQESSRQEDSPTSNSSGFPPVPSGSYRGSSREDSISSSFFGDNESRASEDMPVRIHNADDWRERAIARAMTNLGIADDAAKADPKSAVPNRSGAPDLPHGDSAPAVLEQATIRRQRSSEQVGAKRRILETRKHESAESGDDEDDELGHATVRAKSPKTRPKSTSKLGIEMMRTNSRGSVISFEDFGQPDSTLPSSPPPMITEDRAAEEYEGSLGTPAVAPMSLTPPVIFPEQPGDDVTDFVMETPRAQRDATPDPDPTPKAKTIGRTYATVAASAATTPDPDPTPRANSANE from the exons ATGGCCGACGACAAGAAGCCCACGACACTCGCCCCGCCTGCCGTCACCGCCCTGAGGCAGGAGGCAGCGGGGTCGACGACGCACCGCCAGAACATGGAGCGTTCCGTCAGCCAGGACATGCGCAACGAGCGAGCAGACCTCAAAGAGGCGGCCGAGCACAGCCTCAACATCATCATGGACCTGGACCTCCAAGGCAAGATCCGCTATGTCAGCCCTTCGTGGACAGATGTCATCGGTACCCTGCCCAAGGAAGTCACTGGACGGCCCGTGCTAGACATGATATGTAGCGGTGTTGATGGCTTCGCCGAGACCATCGAGTCAGTGAGGAAAGATGACTCCCGCAGCCATATCGCCCGTTTTGCCGTGCGACTCGGCCCCCACTCAATACTGCGGAAGCGACGATCCAAGCACGCCGTTGCCGAAGGAAACGAGCTGATGCCAATGTCTCCAACAGACACTTCTGACGACGAGGAGCAGTATCTGAATCTAGAAGCACAGGGCATCATGGTTTACGACCGGACGACTGGAGCCGAGAGCCAC ACCATGTGGATGGTACGCCCCTCCGTCATTCGTGAGGTGACAATTGACCTTCCAGAGCTTCTCGTCGAGTCTCTCGGTGTAGGAGCAGAAGTGCTAGCCCACTACCTCACCGGCCTCGCAGAGCAAAGTGCCACTGATCCCGGCAACCACGCACCCCCACTGCCCGTCCTTTGTCGAATCTGCGAGCGCCAGATAACGCCCTGGTGGTTCGAGAAGCACTCTGAGCTATGTCTCCAAGAGCACCGCGCCGAAATGGACGTGCAGATGGCCCAAGAAACCCTCGCCGAACACCGCAACGCCATTGTCAAGGTCCTCGATACCCTAGAGTCTCACAGTCAACGCTCTCGGGCTGCCTCCATGGACTCTGTGCAGCCACTGCAACCCGCAGAGTACAAGGGTCTGATTATCCATTCGACATCGACACCAACATCGGGCACACCTTCTGGACGAAACTCGCCGGCATCTCCGCCATCGAGATCCCGCGAACGCTCTGAGCGCGGAGCTGGGTTTGGTCACCATCGTGCGCGATCATTTGCTGTTCGACGGCCTCTAGCACGCATCGTTGAGTTAGTGCTAGACTTGTGCGACACGGCTTTGGAAATTAACACACCGGCAATCAAGGACACCGGTCGCGGTCAGGCAGCCACCGAGGTTCGCACGCAATCTCCGCAGTCAGAAAACCGTATATCGCAAGTCCTGCAATGGCAGTCACCCACAACAGGCTCGGTCGACCACACAGAAGGCCTCAAACTTCTATGTGAAGACACCAGCAAACTTGCCAAAGCCAAAATCGACGCCGTCACTCGCCACAGGCGGGTTCTTGAGTATTCCGAACGTCTACGCATCGAATTTGACATCTTGGTTCAGGAATGCATCGAGGCCGCCATCCTCAAAGCTGCCCGCATCGCTGCAGGCGAAGACAGTTCGTCGGAAGACGAGCAAcccgaagaagaagaagaggaatTACCCTCAGACGTTCACGATACAGACACAGCCACAGGCGAGGAAGCCATGTTCCCCGGGTCTTTTGATGCCCCTTCTACAATCGTTCAAGCTTAtcgcaatcaatcagaaATTTCCCTACCAGCACGAGTCGGACGTCGGGAATCCTCTGTCGCAGGCTCAAATCGTTCTAGCAGCCCGAAAGGAGGATGCCAAACACCACGGTCGCACGCAGGTGCTATTAGCATAGCACCCCAAAGCAAGCGTCAATCTATGCATTTCGAAAGCGATACCGGTGCTGATAGTGATACCAGCATGCGATCTTCAGTTCTGTCCGGTCCTAGGCGAGCCGACTCACCTGCGGCCTCTGACGTCGGCTTAAGTAGGGTAGCCAGTTCGCGGGAACGCAAGCGAAAGAGTTTGATTCTCCCCAGTGTCATGTCTAGTCGACAACACTCACCCGCTCGTTCCATGGTGCCTCCACCATCTTCACCACTTCGGACGACGAAGCCACGTCTTCCCAGTGGTATTGAGGGTGTACAGTCACCGATCATGTCACCAGTTCTACCCACAACAGAATTTTCTTCACCTGCGATGGCACATGCTTTGGGTCACCATCACCGTAGGCAGTCATCTACTGCTGGCTCCGATGGCCCGAGACCCATCTCCCCTCGTTTGATTCCCACCACTCAGCCGCAACCCCGCGCTGTTCCGCCATCAATCAAAGACTTTGAGATCATCAAGCCAATCAGCAAAGGTGCTTTTGGTAGCGTCTATCTCGCAAAGAAGAAATCTACAGGAGAGTACTATGCCATTAAAGTGTTGAAAAAGGCGGACATGGTTGCAAAGAACCAAGTCACCAACGTCAAGGCAGAGCGAGCCATCATGATGTGGCAGGGCGAGAGCGACTTTGTTGCCAAGCTTTACTGGACATTTTCAAGCAAGGACTATCTATATCTGGTCATGGAATATCTGAACGGTGGAGATTGTGCTTCGCTAATCAAAGTCCTTGGTGCGTTGCCAGAAGACTGGGCGAAAAAGTACCTCGCCGAGGTTGTCCTTGGTGTGGAGCATCTCCATAGTCGGAGCATTGTTCACCGTGATCTCAAGCCTGACAACCTCTTAATTGACGGTAAAGGTCATTTGAAGCTGACCGATTTTGGACTGTCGCGCATGGGTATGATCGGTCGACAAAAGCGTGCACTCAAATCATCAGTTGAACCTGCGCCGGATCTGCTCAAGACTGGCCCCTTCCATCGCGCCATCTCAGTTGGATCTTCTCGTTCTGCGTCATTTGATCTCAACCACTCGCCTACAAATACGCCTTCCATGACGCCTGCTCTTGCTGGTGACATTGGCCAACCCTCGTACTTTAGCTTGAACCGAGACAATTCGCAGCAAGGTCGCGAGCCTTCAAGGCGAGCATCAGGAACTCGGAGCGACAGCCAAGACAGCGATGCGCTACAAGCCATGTTCCGTCGCTTCTCAATAGCGGATGATGCGTTCAGCCATCCTCGTGGAAGATCGCCCATAGAAGAAGAGGCATTCAGTGATGATGGCTCACCAGATCTGTTCCCTGCACCTAATTCCATGAGCCAGTCTAGTGTAGCTCAAAATGGCGCCTTTCCTTCATCGTCAGTAATGCCGCCTCCGCCAATGACCCTGTTCGATCCAGAAGACAACGATCGGAAGTTCGTTGGTACTCCTGATTATTTAGCACCGGAGACGATTGCTGGTAATGGCCAAGACGAAGTCAGCGATTGGTGGTCTCTGGGATGCATTTTGTTTGAATCTTTGTATGGCTACCCTCCATTCCACGCAGACACACCAGACGAGGTGTTTCAGAACATTCTTGCGCGAAAGATCGATTGGCCCGAGGATGACGATGATGTGTATGACATCTCGGACGAGGCAAAGGACCTTATGAACCGCCTGATGTGTTCTGACCCCGCCGAGCGACTTGGTGCCAACAAAGACGACAAATTTGCTAGTGGCGGCGAAGAAATCAGAAACCATCCGTGGTTTGCAGGTATGAACTGGGATACGTTGCGCGATGATGAAGCTTCTTTCATCCCTGCGCCAGAGAACCCTGAAGACACAGAGTATTTTGACGCTAGAGGAGCTGCCATGGCCAACTTCAGCCCCGAGTTTGAGGACCAAGCAACTACACCGGCTGGCACTCCGAGTGCTGATTACCCTGATCGACCACACGATGCTCTATCTCGAGTAAGGTCCCAAGTAACTGTGTCAACCATGAAGCGTGGCCTGATACCTCTTCACATCCCAGCTCATGTACGTGAGGGTAGATCACGGAGGCTCAGTGAGCCCATGGCGGCCGATGATTTCGGTAACTTTAGTTACAAGAATCTGCCAGTCTTAGAGAAAGCCAACAAAGACGTTATCCAGAAGCTGCGTGCAGAGGCAATGCTTCCACAGAACAAACCCGCGCCTCCACTCCAGTCACCCAATATCACATCGCCTGGACCTTCACTGGAGACCAGTCCAATGCTACCTGGTCCACTAAAGCGTACGCTTTCTACGAACCGAGCTACTGGACGGCCATCATCTCCCTCCATCAGTGGGCCACATTCTTCTCCAAGTCGTGGCTCGCAGCCATCCTCCCCGTTGCTTGTACAGTTTAGCACAGGACAGCACCATGATCGGCGAAAGACGTCTAGTAGCTCGTCTACCTTGTCCCACTCAACGAGCAATCCATCTTCGCTGCAACCTGGGAACTTCTTTGACCCTTCGCGCATGTCAGGACTACGACCTTCTCCAGATGTCATCTCACCGATCAAGCTTTCCAAGATGCCCTCGACACCATCTGGAACTGTATCCGGGACCACTCAGGAGAAAGCGACTCCCGAGAAGCGCCAATCGTCGGGCCAGACAGCATCTACCTCACCTCGCTCTCGATCACAAACACTTGGATCCCAAGAGGAAGACGTTGTGCGGGATGTTCTACCAGGGCACTACAAGCGTCGAAGCCAGGTACTGGATGTCTCGCCGTCATCATCAGATACTGAAGATTCTCGTGCCAAGGCCCTGCTTCGCGTGCAGCGACGCAGACAGAGCTCTCGAAGACTTTCACAAATCAGCTTCGGGGACGGTCCTTTCTTCCGGCCCCTGGATGTTTTGATTTGCGAAGACCATCCAGTGTCACGTCTTGTCATGGAGAAGCTGCTCGAAAAGTTGCGCTGCCGCACGTTGACTGTCACCAATGGATCTGAAGCTATACGTTATGCTATGGGAGAAGTCAAGTTCGATGTGATCATGATGGAATTCCGGCTGCCTCAAGTCAACGGTGCAGACGTTGCTCGCATGATTCGCGATACCAAGAACGCCAATACCCACACTCCAATCGTCGCTGTCACGGGATACCTCAAGGAGCTCCAAGCGCCCCACTATTTCGACGCACTCATCGAAAAGCCCCCTACTGTTGCTAAACTTACAGACACGCTAAGTAGGTTGTGTCAGTGGAAAGCACCGCCACCAAACTGGACGCCGAGTCAAATGTATCCGTCCATGATGCCGTCTGGACTCCGACAAGAGTCTTCGCGTCAGGAGGACAGCCCCACATCCAACTCTTCTGGCTTCCCACCCGTACCCTCTGGTAGTTACCGAGGGTCTAGCCGCGAGGACTCAATTAGCTCTAGCTTCTTCGGGGACAATGAGAGTCGCGCAAGCGAGGATATGCCTGTACGCATCCACAACGCAGACGATTGGCGCGAGAGGGCCATCGCCAGAGCCATGACCAACCTGGGCATCGCGGATGATGCAGCCAAAGCGGATCCCAAGTCTGCTGTACCCAATCGTAGTGGTGCACCTGACCTACCCCACGGGGACTCCGCACCAGCCGTTCTCGAGCAGGCAACGATCCGCCGACAAAGATCGTCAGAGCAAGTGGGCGCGAAGCGTCGCATATTAGAGACGCGGAAACACGAATCCGCGGAGTCTGGtgatgacgaggatgatGAGTTGGGACATGCTACTGTCCGAGCTAAAAGTCCCAAAACGCGGCCCAAGTCGACCTCGAAGCTTGGCATCGAGATGATGCGAACGAACAGCAGAGGCAGCGTCATCTCTTTTGAAGACTTTGGTCAGCCAGACTCAACGCTTCCTTCATCCCCTCCTCCCATGATTACAGAGGATCGCGCAGCGGAAGAATACGAAGGCAGTCTCGGTACGCCCGCCGTTGCACCCATGTCACTTACACCGCCGGTGATTTTTCCCGAACAGCCTGGTGATGACGTAACCGACTTTGTCATGGAAACACCAAGGGCGCAAAGGGATGCAACCCCAGATCCAGATCCTACACCCAAAGCAAAGACTATCGGTAGGACATACGCCACAGTCGCTGCTTCTGCTGCCACAACTCCGGATCCTGATCCTACGCCCAGGGCGAATAGCGCCAACGAGTAA
- a CDS encoding MFS-1 multi-domain protein gives MASTRDAASEEHVDLNSEKERGEEADVDVERVGVQPGLQRTLSEPPYSVFSKGMKTWIIFLVSISSLISPFGASMFLPALNVLSDVLHITPSQVNISITTYMIAQAIAPAFLGTLSDNSGRRLTFIICFVIYSIGNIGLALQTNYTALLILRMLQAVGGTAAIALTMAVVADISTSAERGTYMGYAQAGILMGPAFGPAIGGLLAQYLGWRSIFWFLAIFSGVLLVLFVFLFPETCRKVVGNGSIPPQGVNRSVISCIQQRKLAKLSPDEISTKPEKKKIAWPNPLATFRILAEKESGILLMYNGLFFTGMMVTVSAIPTLFYEAYGLDELHIGLCYISNGVAALVSSLTMGRVVDWNFRRYARAIGMTITKGKQQDLSNFPLERVRLQILIPGHILGMFGLVMFGWTLKFRTHIVGPEIALFVMGFGVTTAFNITNGLLIDLHRDQPAAATAAVNFARCLMSAGGTAAIIPMCHAMNPGWAFTFIAFIYVILLGVVLWVMRNGMKWRQKLAEKKKLQSEAKEKEKEAREEAART, from the exons ATGGCTTCGACAAGAGATGCTGCGAGTGAGGAGCATGTGGATCTGAATAGTGAGAAAGAGAGAGGTGAAGAGGCGGATGTTGATGTGGAGAGGGTTGGGGTACAGCCCGGTTTGCAACGAACATTGTCCGAACCGCCGTACTCTGTGTTCAGCAAGGGAATGAAGACATGGATTATCTTCCTGGTTTCTATTTCGTCACTGATATCACCGTTTGGCGCCTCCATGTTTTTACCGGCACTGAATGTGCTTTCCGATGTGTTGCATATTACTCCTTCGCAAGTCAATATCTCCATCACGACGTATATG ATTGCGCAAGCTATAGCTCCGGCATTCTTGGGTACCTTATCCGACAACAGCGGACGGAGACTGACCTTCATCATCTGCTTCGTCATATACAGTATTGGAAACATTGGTCTCGCACTTCAAACAAATTACACCGCCCTACTCATCCTGCGCATGTTGCAAGCAGTAGGTGGTACAGCTGCCATTGCTTTGACCATGGCAGTTGTTGCGGATATCTCGACATCGGCTGAGCGAGGAACTTACATGGG ATATGCACAAGCAGGTATCCTCATGGGCCCAGCTTTTGGACCAGCAATCGGAGGTCTCCTCGCACAGTACCTAGGCTGGCGATCGATCTTCTGGTTCCTAGCCATCTTCTCCGGAGTCCTTCTCGTTCTCTTTGTCTTTCTCTTCCCAGAGACTTGCCGAAAAGTCGTCGGCAACGGCTCTATACCCCCTCAAGGTGTCAACCGCTCCGTCATAAGCTGCATTCAACAACGCAAACTCGCCAAATTATCCCCTGACGAAATCTCAACCAAGCCCGAAAAGAAGAAAATTGCCTGGCCCAATCCCCTCGCCACGTTCCGTATCCTAGCTGAGAAAGAATCTGGTATACTCTTAATGTACAACGGCCTCTTCTTCACTGGGATGATGGTCACCGTCTCGGCGATCCCCACCCTCTTCTACGAAGCCTACGGTTTGGATGAACTCCATATCGGCCTCTGCTACATCTCCAACGGCGTCGCAGCACTCGTATCCTCCTTAACCATGGGCCGCGTCGTAGATTGGAACTTCCGCCGCTACGCCCGCGCCATCGGCATGACGATAACAAAAGGCAAACAACAGGATCTCAGCAACTTCCCGCTCGAGCGCGTTCGCCTGCAAATCCTCATCCCGGGGCACATCCTCGGCATGTTTGGTCTTGTGATGTTTGGCTGGACACTCAAGTTCCGGACGCACATCGTGGGACCGGAAATCGCGCTGTTCGTGATGGGTTTTGGTGTAACGACAGCGTTTAATATTACGAATGGGTTGTTGATTGATTTGCATCGCGATCAACCGGCTGCGGCGACGGCGGCAGTGAACTTTGCGAGGTGTCTTATGAGTGCGGGAGGCACGGCAGCGATTATACCCATGTGTCATGCGATGAATCCCGGGTGGGCGTTTACATTTATCGCATTTATCTATGTGATTTTGTTGGGTGTTGTACTGTGGGTTATGAGGAATGGAATGAAATGGAGACAGAAGTTGGCGGAGAAGAAAAAACTTCAGAGTGAAGcaaaagaaaaagaaaaggAGGCGAGAGAAGAAGCGGCGCGAACCTGA